The proteins below come from a single Saccharopolyspora sp. SCSIO 74807 genomic window:
- a CDS encoding OBAP family protein, protein MTSTHCSCGSGRGTAGAVGFGVALGVVTTVGITLGRKAATLAKIGKGHSAKHRALDLAAGVLQPKYPLEAMSTYLNGFHMYADEMGRQVQASHFCVHLRHDLHQCVIFDRNAPDARLIGIEYIIGEDRFRELPEDEKRLWHSHDYEVKSGILAAPGIPDIAEKTYFEDLVRTYGKTFHTWQYDRDDFPYGIPQLMMAFTADGQADEASIRDRDRALGISAPGKRRNRADIPTPQVAPGANSWESGRSVQTRLDEVDFER, encoded by the coding sequence ATGACATCCACCCACTGCTCGTGCGGCTCCGGCCGAGGGACGGCCGGAGCCGTCGGTTTCGGTGTGGCCCTCGGGGTGGTGACCACGGTCGGCATCACGCTCGGCCGCAAGGCGGCGACGCTGGCCAAGATCGGCAAGGGGCATTCCGCGAAGCATCGGGCCCTCGACCTGGCGGCGGGCGTGCTGCAGCCGAAGTATCCGCTGGAGGCGATGAGCACCTACCTCAACGGCTTCCACATGTACGCCGATGAAATGGGCAGGCAGGTGCAGGCGTCGCACTTCTGCGTCCACCTGCGCCACGACCTGCACCAGTGCGTCATCTTCGACCGCAACGCGCCCGATGCCCGGCTGATCGGTATCGAGTACATCATCGGCGAGGACCGCTTCCGCGAACTGCCCGAAGACGAGAAGCGGCTGTGGCACAGCCACGACTACGAGGTCAAGTCCGGCATCCTGGCCGCTCCGGGAATTCCGGACATCGCGGAGAAAACCTACTTCGAAGATCTGGTCAGAACCTACGGGAAGACGTTCCACACCTGGCAGTACGATCGCGACGACTTCCCGTACGGGATTCCGCAATTGATGATGGCGTTCACCGCGGACGGGCAGGCCGACGAGGCGTCGATCCGCGACCGCGATCGCGCGCTCGGCATCTCCGCGCCCGGCAAGCGGCGCAACCGGGCCGACATCCCGACGCCGCAGGTGGCGCCGGGCGCGAACTCCTGGGAAAGCGGCCGGAGCGTGCAGACCCGGCTCGACGAGGTCGACTTCGAGCGGTAG
- a CDS encoding DUF2945 domain-containing protein, protein MAPRFSVGDHVEWNSEAGYVSGVIIEKHTEDVEYKGHTRRCSPDDPQYEIKSDKTSHVAMHKGDALTKL, encoded by the coding sequence ATGGCACCCCGATTCTCAGTCGGCGACCACGTCGAATGGAATTCCGAAGCGGGCTACGTCTCGGGCGTCATCATCGAGAAGCACACCGAAGACGTCGAATACAAGGGCCACACGCGCCGCTGCAGCCCGGACGACCCGCAGTACGAGATCAAGAGCGACAAAACATCCCACGTCGCCATGCACAAAGGCGACGCGCTGACGAAACTGTAG
- a CDS encoding plasmid stabilization protein, which produces MPRQTSRRQRRNPREQEWSDKADRQYEHVEASQEQRGASRGRAEEIAARTVNKQRARSGEASRQSKTSMEDIPAPRRGGIRSGNRYGPGGRTKAQLYADAKARGIKGRSKMTKAQLEEQLARA; this is translated from the coding sequence ATGCCACGACAGACCTCTCGGCGGCAACGCCGCAATCCGCGCGAACAGGAGTGGAGCGACAAGGCCGACCGCCAGTACGAGCACGTTGAAGCTTCCCAGGAGCAGCGCGGCGCCAGCCGCGGTCGTGCCGAGGAAATCGCGGCGCGCACGGTGAACAAGCAGCGCGCCCGCAGCGGTGAGGCGAGCCGGCAGAGCAAGACCTCGATGGAGGACATCCCCGCTCCGCGTCGCGGCGGGATCCGCTCCGGCAACCGGTACGGCCCCGGCGGGCGCACCAAGGCCCAGCTCTACGCCGACGCCAAGGCGCGTGGCATCAAGGGCCGCTCGAAGATGACCAAGGCCCAGCTCGAAGAGCAGCTCGCGCGGGCGTGA
- a CDS encoding thiamine pyrophosphate-requiring protein, giving the protein MAELVSDYLLRRLREWGVEKVFSYAGDGINGILAAWQRAGDDPRFIQARHEELAAFEAVGYAKFSGETGVCIATGGPGAVHLLNGLYDAKLDHVPVVAIVGQQGSTSLGGSYQQEIDLKSLYKDVASEYVQEVTAPQQLPNVLDRAMRTARARRTVTAVIIPGDIQDLEYTAPSHAFKMVPSSLGLSDSVVTPGRADLDHAAEILNSGERVAMMIGQGAHGAVDEVVEVADVLGAGVAKALLGKDVLSDELPYVTGASGLLGTRPSWELMRDCDTLLMVGASFPYSQFLPEYGQARAVQIDIDPTMIGMRYPFEVNLLGDARATLRELLARLHRKQDRSWREQVEGTVRSWRNVMERRAGVEADPINPERVFHELSPLLPDDSILTSDSGSAANWYARHLMIRGDMRASLSGTLATMGPGAPYATGAKFAHPDRPVFALVGDGAMQMNGINELITIAHYWRDWDDPRVIVGVLNNRDLNQVTWELRAMSGSPQFLPSQRLPDFDYAKYAESLGLRGIKVDEPGDIEGAWRRALQADRPCLVEFVTDPAVPPIPPQANWDQMENVASALLKGDPEAWSVVAEGAKSKAQEIMPGRSSGR; this is encoded by the coding sequence ATGGCGGAGTTGGTCTCCGACTACCTACTGCGTCGGTTGCGGGAGTGGGGCGTCGAGAAGGTTTTCTCGTACGCCGGTGACGGGATCAACGGGATCCTCGCCGCGTGGCAGCGCGCGGGCGACGATCCCCGGTTCATCCAGGCGCGGCACGAGGAACTGGCCGCCTTCGAGGCCGTCGGCTACGCGAAGTTCTCCGGGGAGACCGGGGTGTGCATCGCTACCGGAGGGCCCGGTGCGGTGCACCTGCTCAACGGCCTCTACGACGCGAAGCTCGACCACGTTCCCGTCGTGGCGATCGTGGGTCAGCAGGGCAGCACCTCGCTGGGCGGTTCCTACCAGCAGGAGATCGACCTGAAGTCGCTGTACAAGGACGTGGCCAGCGAGTACGTCCAAGAGGTGACGGCGCCGCAGCAGCTGCCGAACGTGCTGGACCGGGCGATGCGCACGGCTCGCGCCCGGCGCACCGTGACCGCTGTGATCATTCCCGGGGACATCCAGGACCTGGAGTACACCGCTCCGTCGCACGCGTTCAAGATGGTGCCCTCCAGCCTCGGCCTGTCGGACTCGGTCGTGACACCGGGGCGAGCCGACCTCGACCACGCCGCCGAGATCCTCAACTCCGGCGAGCGGGTGGCCATGATGATCGGTCAGGGCGCGCACGGCGCCGTCGACGAGGTGGTCGAGGTGGCCGACGTGCTGGGTGCCGGTGTCGCGAAGGCGTTGCTGGGCAAGGACGTGCTCTCGGACGAGCTGCCGTACGTCACCGGAGCGTCCGGGCTGCTGGGCACCCGGCCGTCCTGGGAGTTGATGCGGGACTGCGACACGCTGCTGATGGTGGGCGCGAGCTTCCCCTACAGCCAGTTCCTGCCCGAGTACGGCCAGGCCAGGGCGGTGCAGATCGACATCGACCCGACCATGATCGGGATGCGCTATCCCTTCGAGGTGAACCTGCTAGGAGACGCGCGAGCGACGCTGCGCGAGCTGCTCGCGCGGTTGCACCGCAAGCAGGACCGCTCCTGGCGCGAGCAGGTCGAGGGCACCGTGCGCAGCTGGCGCAACGTCATGGAACGGCGGGCGGGCGTCGAAGCCGACCCGATCAACCCGGAGCGGGTCTTCCACGAACTCTCCCCGCTGCTGCCGGACGACTCCATCCTGACCTCGGATTCGGGCTCTGCGGCGAACTGGTACGCCCGGCACCTGATGATCCGCGGCGACATGCGCGCCTCGCTGTCGGGCACGTTGGCGACCATGGGCCCGGGCGCTCCCTACGCGACCGGAGCCAAGTTCGCGCATCCCGATCGCCCGGTGTTCGCACTGGTCGGCGACGGGGCGATGCAGATGAACGGGATCAACGAGCTGATCACCATCGCGCACTACTGGCGGGACTGGGACGACCCGCGGGTGATCGTCGGGGTGCTCAACAACCGCGACCTCAACCAGGTCACCTGGGAGCTGCGAGCGATGAGCGGTTCGCCGCAGTTCCTGCCTTCCCAGCGGTTGCCGGACTTCGACTACGCCAAGTACGCCGAGAGCCTGGGGCTGCGCGGGATCAAGGTCGACGAGCCCGGCGACATCGAGGGCGCGTGGCGACGTGCGCTGCAAGCCGACCGGCCTTGCCTGGTCGAGTTCGTCACCGACCCGGCCGTGCCGCCGATCCCGCCGCAGGCGAACTGGGACCAGATGGAGAACGTCGCTTCGGCGCTGCTCAAGGGCGATCCCGAGGCGTGGTCGGTGGTCGCGGAAGGCGCCAAGTCCAAGGCCCAGGAGATCATGCCGGGCCGTTCGAGCGGGCGCTGA
- a CDS encoding FAD-linked oxidase C-terminal domain-containing protein, with the protein MVATGLPGVPRVDVTALEDALRTTVDAEVRFDAGSRGAYSTDGSNYRQVPIGVVVPRSVEAGAQAVRVCREHDAPVLSRGGGTSLGGQCANVAIVIDWTKYCNGVVSVDPSGYSCVVEPGIVYDELNRALGPHREKFGPAPATHSHCTIGGMIGNNSCGASAQKYGKTVDNVRRLEILTYDGLRCWVGPLTERELEAVIAEGGRRGELHRRLRDVRDRYRNEILQRYPDIPRRVSGYNLDSLVTGDGFNVAALLVGSEGTLATVLHAEIDLVPTVPCTAMLVLGYADVAAAADHVPTLLSLSDPLQLEAVGGELTHFIREQGMFPGSLASLPEGSSWLFVQTGGNSADEADRQVTRVLEGIGKSTEDADVAVSDDPERESQMLKAREAGLGATANPPDMPESWEGWEDSAVHPERLGDYLRDLLALFREFDYERPALYGHFGHGCVHIRIPFRLKSGPGVAHFREFVRRASHLVVSYGGSLSGEHGDGQARGEMLSIMFGDPVVRAFAEVKNIFDPANRMNPGKVIAPYRVDENLRLGPDYRPEHSSTFLGYPDDDASFHQAVMRCVGIGNCRSTTGGVMCPSYRATGEEEHSTRGRARLLFEMMQGHSDSPISDGWRSEAVNDSLDLCLACKGCKSDCPTGVDMASYKAEFLAQHYRHRPRPAVHYSLGWLPALAQAAQWAPGPVNAALHAPGAARLGKRLAGVTPEREAPRFARACFQQQWRHRDSAEPRPGDSDAVVLWPDTFTNHFEPWIARAAVGVLESAGFRVAVPTKPVCCGLTWISTGQLDTARRVLRRTLRLLRPWLEAGTPVVGLEPSCTAVFRSDTREILPHDEDAQRLRSQYSTLAEALRAHASQDWRPPEVGASAVVQPHCHQHAVLGFAADTAILQRASVDANVLDSGCCGLAGNFGYEQGHYDVSMACAEHSLLPTLRETDADTLVLADGFSCRTQIAHGGNRRALHLAEVLSGESTPR; encoded by the coding sequence ATGGTAGCGACCGGACTACCCGGCGTGCCGCGGGTCGACGTCACGGCACTGGAAGATGCGCTGCGGACCACTGTGGACGCCGAGGTCCGGTTCGACGCGGGCTCGCGGGGCGCTTACTCGACCGACGGGTCGAATTACCGGCAGGTCCCGATCGGTGTGGTCGTCCCGCGGTCGGTCGAGGCCGGAGCGCAGGCGGTGCGCGTGTGCCGGGAGCACGACGCGCCCGTGCTCTCCCGCGGCGGCGGCACGAGCCTCGGCGGGCAATGCGCGAACGTCGCGATCGTGATCGACTGGACGAAGTACTGCAACGGCGTGGTTTCGGTCGATCCGTCCGGATATAGCTGCGTGGTCGAGCCCGGCATCGTTTACGACGAGCTCAACCGCGCCCTCGGGCCGCACCGGGAGAAGTTCGGGCCCGCGCCGGCGACGCACAGCCACTGCACGATCGGCGGCATGATCGGCAACAACTCGTGCGGCGCGAGCGCCCAGAAGTACGGCAAGACCGTCGACAACGTCCGGCGGCTGGAGATCCTGACCTACGACGGGTTGCGGTGCTGGGTGGGTCCGCTGACCGAGCGCGAACTCGAGGCCGTCATCGCCGAAGGAGGCCGGCGGGGCGAGCTGCACCGGCGGCTCCGGGACGTCCGCGACCGCTACCGGAACGAGATTCTGCAGCGATATCCGGACATTCCGCGCCGGGTGTCCGGGTACAACCTCGACTCGCTGGTGACCGGGGACGGCTTCAACGTCGCCGCGCTGCTGGTGGGCAGCGAGGGAACGCTCGCGACGGTGCTGCACGCCGAGATCGACCTGGTCCCGACCGTGCCGTGCACCGCGATGCTCGTGCTCGGCTACGCCGATGTCGCCGCCGCTGCCGATCACGTGCCGACGCTGCTGTCGCTCAGCGACCCGTTGCAGCTCGAAGCGGTCGGTGGCGAGCTGACGCATTTCATCCGCGAACAAGGGATGTTCCCCGGATCGCTCGCGTCGCTGCCGGAAGGATCGAGCTGGCTGTTCGTCCAAACAGGAGGGAACTCCGCGGACGAGGCCGACCGGCAGGTGACGCGCGTGCTGGAGGGAATCGGCAAGTCCACTGAGGACGCCGACGTCGCGGTCTCCGACGATCCCGAGCGCGAGTCGCAGATGCTCAAGGCCCGGGAGGCCGGGCTCGGTGCCACCGCGAACCCGCCGGACATGCCGGAAAGCTGGGAAGGCTGGGAGGATTCCGCGGTCCATCCCGAGCGGCTGGGCGACTACCTGCGCGATCTGCTCGCGCTGTTCCGCGAGTTCGACTACGAGCGCCCCGCGCTGTACGGCCACTTCGGACACGGATGCGTGCACATCCGCATCCCGTTCCGGCTCAAGAGCGGGCCGGGCGTGGCCCACTTCCGCGAGTTCGTGCGGCGGGCCTCGCACCTGGTCGTGTCCTACGGCGGGTCGTTGTCCGGGGAGCACGGTGACGGCCAGGCCCGCGGCGAGATGCTCAGCATCATGTTCGGCGATCCGGTGGTGCGGGCGTTCGCCGAAGTCAAGAACATCTTCGACCCGGCCAACCGGATGAACCCGGGCAAGGTCATCGCGCCGTACCGGGTGGACGAGAACCTCCGCCTCGGGCCGGATTACCGGCCCGAGCACTCCTCGACGTTCCTCGGATATCCCGATGACGACGCGAGTTTCCACCAGGCGGTGATGCGTTGCGTCGGGATCGGCAACTGCCGCAGCACGACGGGCGGCGTGATGTGCCCGTCGTACCGGGCCACCGGCGAAGAGGAGCATTCCACGCGCGGGCGCGCGCGGTTGCTCTTCGAGATGATGCAGGGCCACAGCGATTCGCCGATCAGCGACGGGTGGCGTTCCGAGGCCGTCAATGACTCGCTCGACCTGTGCCTGGCCTGCAAGGGGTGCAAGTCGGACTGCCCGACCGGTGTCGACATGGCCAGCTACAAGGCGGAGTTCCTCGCGCAGCACTACCGGCACCGGCCACGTCCGGCCGTGCACTACTCGCTGGGCTGGCTTCCCGCGCTGGCACAGGCCGCGCAATGGGCGCCCGGACCGGTCAACGCCGCCTTGCACGCACCCGGTGCGGCCCGGCTCGGCAAACGGCTCGCGGGCGTGACGCCGGAACGGGAAGCACCTCGGTTCGCCAGGGCGTGCTTCCAGCAGCAGTGGCGCCACCGGGACTCCGCCGAGCCGCGCCCCGGTGATTCCGACGCGGTGGTGCTGTGGCCGGACACCTTCACCAACCACTTCGAGCCGTGGATCGCGCGGGCGGCGGTGGGAGTGCTGGAGAGCGCGGGATTCCGCGTGGCGGTGCCGACGAAGCCGGTCTGCTGCGGCTTGACGTGGATCTCGACCGGTCAGCTGGACACGGCCCGGCGGGTGCTGCGACGCACCCTCCGGCTGCTGCGCCCTTGGCTCGAGGCAGGAACACCCGTGGTCGGGCTGGAACCGTCCTGCACCGCGGTTTTCCGTTCCGACACCCGCGAAATCCTGCCGCACGACGAAGACGCGCAACGGCTGCGGTCCCAATACAGCACGCTCGCCGAAGCGTTGCGCGCGCACGCCTCGCAGGACTGGCGACCGCCCGAGGTCGGTGCGAGCGCGGTCGTGCAACCGCACTGCCACCAGCACGCGGTGCTCGGATTCGCCGCGGATACCGCGATTCTGCAGCGGGCGTCCGTCGACGCGAACGTGCTCGACTCCGGTTGTTGCGGCCTGGCCGGGAACTTCGGGTACGAGCAGGGGCACTACGACGTGTCGATGGCGTGCGCGGAGCACTCCCTGCTGCCCACCTTGCGCGAGACCGATGCGGACACGCTGGTGCTGGCCGACGGGTTCAGCTGCCGGACGCAGATCGCACACGGCGGCAACCGGCGGGCGTTGCATCTCGCCGAGGTCCTCAGCGGCGAGTCAACTCCTCGATGA
- a CDS encoding cytochrome P450, with translation MTRPSTTFEGLHEWLRSAREEAAVQVDHDNRTVQLFGYPEVYTALTETGDFSSDLNELAPRSTQGDVFAEGNFINLDPPRHDRLRGLVSRAFTPKVIAGLQPRITEVTDGLLAAAGTEFDLVDALAYPLPVIVIAELLGIPTDDRPLFRKWADTLLSQQAGDFSQEQLERTRAQVEPTMRELNEYLLGHIRARRAAPVDDLTSQLTAAEADGRALTDGEIIGFAGLLLIAGHITTTALLGNSIQIMNEHPEIAGQLRADRELIPQAVEEFLRYRSPFPMVGRRTTRELSIGGVPIPQDYMVLPWLASANRDASHFDAPDTVDIHRKPNKHLSFGKGIHFCIGAPLARLEAKVALNRLFDHYQHIDVVGGEFFDAKTMVAAKQLAVQARPR, from the coding sequence ATGACCAGGCCGTCCACCACCTTCGAAGGTCTGCACGAGTGGTTGCGCTCCGCGCGGGAGGAAGCCGCGGTGCAGGTCGATCACGACAACCGCACCGTGCAGCTGTTCGGCTATCCGGAGGTCTACACCGCGCTGACCGAGACCGGCGACTTCTCCTCCGATCTCAACGAGCTCGCGCCCCGGAGCACGCAGGGCGACGTCTTCGCCGAAGGCAACTTCATCAACCTCGACCCTCCGCGGCACGACCGGCTGCGCGGGCTCGTCAGCAGGGCGTTCACCCCCAAGGTGATCGCGGGGCTGCAACCGCGGATCACCGAGGTCACCGACGGACTGCTCGCGGCAGCGGGCACCGAGTTCGACCTGGTCGACGCGCTGGCCTACCCGTTACCGGTGATCGTGATCGCGGAGCTGCTGGGCATCCCGACCGACGACCGCCCGCTGTTCCGGAAATGGGCGGACACGCTGCTGTCCCAGCAGGCCGGGGACTTCAGCCAAGAGCAGCTGGAGCGCACCCGCGCACAGGTCGAGCCGACCATGCGGGAACTGAACGAGTACCTGCTCGGGCACATCCGCGCTCGCCGCGCGGCCCCTGTCGACGATCTGACCAGTCAACTCACCGCGGCGGAGGCGGATGGACGGGCGCTGACCGACGGAGAGATCATCGGGTTCGCCGGACTGCTGCTCATCGCGGGCCACATCACCACCACCGCGCTGCTGGGCAACAGCATCCAGATCATGAACGAGCACCCCGAGATCGCCGGGCAACTGCGCGCGGACCGGGAGCTCATCCCGCAGGCCGTCGAGGAGTTCCTGCGCTATCGGTCGCCGTTCCCCATGGTCGGCAGGCGCACTACGCGGGAGCTGTCCATCGGCGGGGTGCCGATCCCGCAGGACTACATGGTTCTCCCGTGGCTGGCCTCGGCCAACCGCGACGCGAGCCATTTCGACGCACCGGACACAGTGGACATCCACCGCAAGCCGAACAAGCACCTGTCCTTCGGCAAGGGAATTCACTTCTGCATCGGCGCCCCACTCGCCCGCCTGGAGGCGAAGGTGGCGCTGAACCGGCTGTTCGACCACTACCAGCACATCGACGTGGTCGGCGGCGAGTTCTTCGACGCCAAGACCATGGTCGCCGCCAAGCAGCTCGCGGTGCAGGCCAGGCCACGCTGA